Proteins found in one Panicum hallii strain FIL2 chromosome 4, PHallii_v3.1, whole genome shotgun sequence genomic segment:
- the LOC112889208 gene encoding leucine-rich repeat receptor-like serine/threonine/tyrosine-protein kinase SOBIR1, whose product MASTPGAPGKPLLVLISLVTLLLVFVPAAEGYDGRHAVAHSAVARRSRLGMTRHVHQRRTQTPHRYILAEKTNTTGAGSRNRSAPATPSATSPTPAPSGEPSKHHRSHKHRVRNWIIGFVVGSLAGVISGLVLSVLFRLALNCIRGRYRTRSGTVIFTPKLIRRAEHLAFLEKDDGLASLAVIGRGGCGEVYKAQLPVVREGEEPRFVAIKKIKKHGGDTPNNLSDEESRQLDKWSRQIQSEIRTVGHIRHRNLLPLAAHVPRPDCHYLVYEYMKNGSLHHALKGDTTAAAAGDDGTTSSSVGAAGLSWPARLRVAVGVAEGLEYLHVSHRPQIIHRDLKPANILLDDDLEPRIADFGLAKAMPEAHTHVTASNLAGTWGYIAPEYHQTLKFTAKCDVYSFGVILAVLATGKEPSDDFFKQTDEVGIVKWLRRVMQSGDHAEAIDPAIAGAGHDEQIVLVLRIAVFCTSDLPNDRPTAKDVRCMLSQIKN is encoded by the coding sequence ATGGCGTCAACGCCGGGCGCGCCGGGGAAGCCTCTTCTCGTCCTCATCTCCCTCGTCACGCTGCTCCTCGTCTTCGTCCCCGCCGCGGAGGGCTACGACGGCCGCCATGCCGTCGCGCACTCGGCCGTGGCGCGGCGCTCCCGCCTAGGGATGACCCGGCACGTGCACCAACGCCGGACCCAGACGCCACACCGGTACATCCTCGCGGAGAAGACCAACACGACCGGCGCCGGCTCCAGGAACCGCAGCGCGCCGGCGACTCCCAGCGCCACCTCGCCGACGCCGGCGCCTTCGGGCGAGCCGAGCAAGCACCACCGCAGCCACAAGCACCGCGTCCGCAACTGGATCATCGGATTCGTGGTGGGCTCCCTCGCCGGCGTCATCTCGGGGCTGGTCCTGTCCGTGCTGTTCCGTCTCGCGCTAAACTGCATCCGCGGGCGGTACAGGACGCGCTCCGGCACGGTGATCTTCACCCCGAAGCTGATCAGGCGCGCCGAGCACCTGGCGTTCCTGGAGAAGGACGACGGGCTGGCGTCGCTGGCCGTGATCGGGCGCGGCGGGTGCGGTGAGGTCTACAAGGCTCAGCTCCCCGTGGTGCGGGAGGGGGAGGAGCCCCGGTTCGTCGCCATCAAGAAGATCAAGAAGCACGGCGGCGACACGCCAAACAACCTGAGCGACGAGGAGAGCCGGCAGCTGGACAAGTGGTCGCGGCAGATCCAGTCGGAGATAAGGACGGTGGGCCACATCCGGCACCGCAACCTCCTGCCGCTGGCGGCGCACGTGCCCCGCCCCGACTGCCACTACCTGGTGTACGAGTACATGAAGAACGGCAGCCTGCACCACGCGCTCAAGGgcgacaccaccgccgccgccgccggggacgacggcaccaccagcagcagcgtCGGCGCCGCGGGGCTGTCGTGGCCGGCGCGTCTCCGCGTGGCGGTGGGCGTCGCCGAGGGCCTCGAGTACCTCCACGTCTCGCACCGGCCGCAGATCATCCACCGCGACCTGAAGCCGGCCAACATCCTTCTCGACGACGACCTGGAGCCGCGCATCGCCGACTTCGGGCTCGCCAAGGCGATGCCCGAAGCGCACACGCACGTGACGGCGTCCAACCTCGCCGGCACGTGGGGGTACATCGCGCCGGAGTACCACCAGACGCTCAAGTTCACGGCTAAGTGCGACGTGTACAGCTTCGGGGTGATCCTGGCGGTGCTGGCGACGGGGAAGGAGCCGTCGGACGACTTCTTCAAGCAGACGGACGAGGTAGGGATCGTCAAGTGGCTCCGCCGCGTGATGCAGTCGGGCGACCACGCCGAGGCCATCGACCcggccatcgccggcgccgGGCACGACGAGCAGATCGTGCTGGTGCTGCGCATCGCCGTCTTCTGCACCAGCGACCTCCCCAACGACCGGCCCACCGCCAAGGACGTCCGCTGCATGCTGTCGCAGATCAAGAATTAG